From the genome of Phalacrocorax carbo chromosome 5, bPhaCar2.1, whole genome shotgun sequence:
TGGGACCGCGGGGGTCGGTGGGCCGGAGATGGCGGCACAGAGGATCCGGGCGGCCAACTCAGGTGGCCTGCCGCGATGCAAGTCGGAGGGGACGCTCATCGACCTCGGCGAGGGCTTCGCCGAGACCAGCCTCTGCGACGTCAAAGGTGCGGAGTGATGGGTGGGAACGATGCCCTCTCCTCAATTCGGGTGCTTTCTCTCACCCcgggggtctgggaggggttTTGGTTAAAAAATAGCAGACAGCAactgctggggaagagcagcaagCGCTGATGAGCACATGCGCAGGTGCAAGGATGGGCATGGGCCTGACACCAAGAGAGAGGTGACAGTGACAAGGTCGTTGCAAGGGTTTGTTTTCCACTTCCTCAGCGCATGGAGCTTGCAGGTTGCTTGAataatcctttttcttccttttatcactttcttttcagctgtatttGCCTTACCCAGCATAAAAGCCACATTCAGGTGAGAGGGGAATTACTGTTCCCCTGGCAGAAACGGATCCCAAGAAATAACTCCATGTGGAAGTTAGCATGTGCCGATGGTCATGGACAAAAGCGATCGCTTTTGCAGGTGTAGCAAGAGGAGTCCCAAACATCAAACACTCTTGCTGCAAATTAGattgtttttaatgcaaaaataggAATTACTTGTATTCTCCAAGGGGTCTGCTGCTTTGAGCAGATCTGTGTTAACTCTGGCGCTGCGTTGGCTGCCTGCCCAGCTGTGGGGGGACATGGCCACTCACCCGTCTGATCCGAAGGGATGGGGAGACTGAAAATGCCCTGTCCTGCAGACAGCTTGGgctgcagtgctgggttaacagtGGCCTCCCACCAGGGTGGTAAAATAGTTTCAATATGGAATTTATATGTAGTTTTACGCTGAATAAATGTCCTCACAACTTTCCCTACCTTCTGGTGGAGGAAGCAGATGAACGATGAGTTGTTCAGGATGTGTGCAAACTCTTCCTGATATTTTGATCCCTAGAGTATATTTAAAGACTTTTCTTTGCTTGTCTGTGCCTTCGCTTGCCATGTACTTTCTGTGTTCAAGAAGTGCTGCCAGCCTGAAGTCAGTGACCACAGGATTGCGCAGTCTGATCTGTCATCCCTTTGTTTCTGGGATTTTTAGGGGCTTCCTGTGTTTCTTAAATCCCCCTTTTCGCTCCAGAGAGTATTTAAGCCTACTGAAGCAGATGCAGTCCCAGTTCTCTTACAGCTCTGTATTGGTGAAAATCCAGCTCTCCTTGTTTTCTTAGCAAGATAACACAGATTTGAATGTTAGTGTAACATCATCTGTAGCTTATTTCTGGTGTCTTTTACAGAAATAGGTCCTGAAAGTGagaacaaaagcaataaaaatggtGACAGCGTGAGTATCTGCAGGCGTGACCCAGCTGTTTCGCTTGTAATTGGGATCCCCAGGCAAATTGACTTTCGGCTGGCGCTGCTGAAAGGGAGATTGGAGATGCTGCTAGGACCATGTCAGCACTGCATGAGGGTGATGCTGTGCTTCTTTCTGAGGGTTCAAACTACACGACCTTCTTTAGAAATTGAGTTAATTTTTCTTGAGGAGCTTTGAAACACAGGTGCTAGGTAAGAGAGGTGAGATGCTGATTTTGTGGCTGGTGTGACGTGAAAAAGTAGGAATATGACATGCCCTCAGTGGGTACCCTTAGCTGTTTCTTGCACTGAAATGTGAGCTGTTTTACCGGTGCAGGAGAGTGGTTACAAGAGAACAAGAGTACTTTTAGCCTGTGAATGTTATGTGTTAAACTGCAGCAGCACGGGTGACTATTTGCATGGAGCGTGCAATGGCAGTACTAAAGAGCTGCTGGTGAAAGACCTTGAGATACTGCTGAGCAAATTGGTAGGATAGTGGCTCTTCCCATGTAGCAATTGTTGAGAACCCCACCttattaatttctgttatttcaaatGTGAGCATTTCAGGGGATGCCTGTGATTCTGACACGTGCCCATAGGAGCTTAGGTCCCAACATGCCAGGTGAAAAGGAAAGCTGTTAAGAAGTGACTCCCACTCCCTCAAGACTCCTTCCAATACATCTTGTGCATCGTTCATCAGGGAGTTTCTCAAGGCTGTGGGATGCTGGCATCTTGTACAGGAGAAACCGCGTGGGGCTCAGCGTCAAGGGGGAGGCTTGTTGCTAAGACACTTGACTGAACTGGGAGGATaacaagctgctgcttctcctgtcttggcttctgctgctcttcccagctGTGTTGATGCCTGTCCCTTTAGATTGTGAACCctttggggaaggggaagatgaATGTACCAGATGTAGTGGAGGGAGAAGTTTTGTGTAAAAATTTTAGTGGGGAAAACAAGTACCTGTAGGTTTGAGAGGCTTTAAACCTACATTATTTCACTGCTTAAAGTAGTGCAGATGGCTTACCTACAATTAATGACTGCAAGTAATTTGTGACTCTTGTGGATTGCTTACAGTGCTGTTTTTCATCTTGGTTTTGCAGTGCCTTCTCCTAGTGCCTTGCTGGTTGACAATCCCACGTGCTTTGGAAATGCAAAGGAAGTAATAGCAATCAAAGATTACTGTCCAACTAATTTCACCACTTTGAAGTTCTCCAAGGGGGACCACCTTTATGTCTTAGACACATCAGGAGGTGAGTGGTGGTATGCTCACAACACCACGGAAATGGGTTATATCCCGTCCTCCTACGTCCAGCCTGTAAACTACCGCAACTCTTCCTTAACGGACAGTGGGATGATAGACAATCTACTAGAGAGCCCTGATGAGGGGGTCAGAGAGTTAGACCTGCTTGGAGAATGGACTGACGTGAAAAGAAACTCTGTGAAAACCTACAGTAACAACCCGTTCTTGAACGGAGCCCAGACGAACCCGTTTCTGAATGGGAATTTGCAAACAGTGCCCAGCTCAGACAAAGAGTCCAACTCCAGTGTCGCCCTTGACTTGCTGCTCTTTGACACAGGGGCTCCTACTTCAACTGTTTGCAGTTTGGCCGCTAATAGCAGCCTGGGTAACATTTTTGATGAGTTTCCATCCACAAACAGGCTGGATCTGGAACAGCCTGTGAGAAGGGACAATCCCTTCTTCAGAAGTAAACGCTCTTACAGTTTGTCTGAACTGTCTGTTCTTCAAGCCAAGTCGGACGCTCCGGCATCATCGGGTTTCTTCAGTGGTTTGAAGTCTCCCACCCCTGAGCAGTTCCAGAGCCGGGAAGATTTTAGGACAGCATGGCTGAACCACAGGAAGCTGGCTCGGTCTTGCCATGACTTGGATTTGCTTGGCCAAAATCCTGGCTGGGGTCAGACGCAACCAGTGGAAACCAACGTTGTCTGCAAGCTGGATAGCTCTGGTGGAGCCGTTCAGCTTCCAGACACCAACATCAGCATCCACGTGCCAGAGGGTCACGTGTGCCCTGGGGAAACGCAGCAGATCTCCATGAAAGCGATGCTGGATCCGCCGCTGGAGCTGAACAGTGACAAGTGCAGCACAATCAGCCCGGTCCTGCAGATCAAACTCAGTAACATGGAGGTGAAAACCTTCATCATTCTGGAGATGAAGGTGTCAGCAGAGGTTAAGAACGACATTATGAGCAAGAGTTTGGTAGGACTGCAGTGCCTGCGGAGCGACATGAAAGAGGGGCCGTACGCACCGGTGCAGCTGAGCTATTCATATGGGGACACGATCCAGGTGCAGCTGGAGAACCTGGAGCCTTGCATGTACATTGCAGCCGTAGCCCAGGGGCAGAACATCCTCTACCCTTACACCGTTTGGGATTACATCAGCAAGAAGATCACAGTTGGTGTCTACGGCCCAAAACACATTCACCCTTCCTTTAAAACTGTCGTGGCCATGTTCGGGCATGAATGTGCACCCAAGACTCTCCTGGTGAACGAGGTCACGAGGCAATCCCATAGCCCGGCTCCTGTTGCCCTCCAGCTCTGGGGTAAGCATCAGTTTG
Proteins encoded in this window:
- the SH3BP4 gene encoding SH3 domain-binding protein 4 isoform X1, whose amino-acid sequence is MAAQRIRAANSGGLPRCKSEGTLIDLGEGFAETSLCDVKVPSPSALLVDNPTCFGNAKEVIAIKDYCPTNFTTLKFSKGDHLYVLDTSGGEWWYAHNTTEMGYIPSSYVQPVNYRNSSLTDSGMIDNLLESPDEGVRELDLLGEWTDVKRNSVKTYSNNPFLNGAQTNPFLNGNLQTVPSSDKESNSSVALDLLLFDTGAPTSTVCSLAANSSLGNIFDEFPSTNRLDLEQPVRRDNPFFRSKRSYSLSELSVLQAKSDAPASSGFFSGLKSPTPEQFQSREDFRTAWLNHRKLARSCHDLDLLGQNPGWGQTQPVETNVVCKLDSSGGAVQLPDTNISIHVPEGHVCPGETQQISMKAMLDPPLELNSDKCSTISPVLQIKLSNMEVKTFIILEMKVSAEVKNDIMSKSLVGLQCLRSDMKEGPYAPVQLSYSYGDTIQVQLENLEPCMYIAAVAQGQNILYPYTVWDYISKKITVGVYGPKHIHPSFKTVVAMFGHECAPKTLLVNEVTRQSHSPAPVALQLWGKHQFALSRPQDLKLCMFSNMTNYEVKASEQAKIVRGFQMKLGKVSRLIFPIASHDPNELSDFTLRIQVKDDKDAILTQFCVQTPQPPPKSAIKPTGQRRFLKKNEVGKIILSPLAATAKYPVFQDRPVLSLKYGKLLKTVVRQSKNHYLLEYKKGDVIALLSEEKIRLKGQLWTKEWYIGYYQGKIGLVHTKNVLVVGKVKPSYFSGPDLTTSLLLEQILRPCKFLTYIYASVRTLLMENLSSWRSFADALGYLNLPLTFFCRAELDSEPERVASVLEKLKEDCNNTENKERKSFQKELMTALLKMDCQGLVVRLIQDFVLLTTAVEVAQRWRELAEKLAKVSKQQMDAYEAPHRDKTGAVDSEAMWKPAYDFLLTWSSQMGDSYRDVIQELHTGLDKMKNPITKRWKHLTGTLILVNSLDMLRAAAFSPQDHEDFAI